From a region of the Rhipicephalus microplus isolate Deutch F79 chromosome X, USDA_Rmic, whole genome shotgun sequence genome:
- the LOC119177411 gene encoding dual specificity tyrosine-phosphorylation-regulated kinase 2 codes for MSSRECTAMPLSRTRSLIANMNGSAPSSEAGYIEKNAANNNNSSANGRSLLLPPMKSQTIAGFKFQSSVHKLFDVDQNGDSPDSKAVAVFGSGGGGAGKTLVATPEQVMQMYMHKLSPYERHEIINYPQIYFIGANAKKRQGAPETPNNCGYDDDEGSYLHVPHDHIAYRFEMLKVIGKGSFGQVVKAYDHKEHQHVALKMVRNEKRFHRQAQEEIRILDFLRRQDRDNTFNLIHMLEHFTFRKHTCITFELLSINLYELMKKNKFKGFSLQMVRKFTHSLLQCLDALHRSHIIHCDLKPENVLLKQQGQLGIKVIDFGSSCFEHQRVYSYIQSRFYRAPEVILGAKYGMPIDMWSLGCILAELLTGYPLLPGEDEADQLACIMELLGPPPQKLLDQAKRAKNFISSKGYPRYCSVTTLPFGAVLLGAGRSRRGKLRGPPGSKDWSSALKGCDDPMFVDFLKRCLEWDPASRMTPAAALRHAWLRRRRPRTAKKNW; via the coding sequence ATGAGTTCCCGGGAGTGCACAGCGATGCCCCTGTCGCGGACGCGGTCCCTGATCGCCAACATGAATGGCTCGGCGCCTTCGTCAGAGGCCGGCTACATCGAGAAAAACGCCGCCAACAACAACAACTCTTCGGCGAACGGGCGCAGTCTGCTGCTGCCACCCATGAAGAGCCAGACCATCGCGGGCTTCAAGTTCCAGTCGAGCGTTCACAAGCTCTTCGACGTGGACCAGAACGGCGACTCGCCCGACAGCAAAGCGGTCGCCGTTTTCggaagcggcggcggcggcgcggggAAAACGTTGGTGGCCACGCCGGAGCAGGTGatgcagatgtacatgcacaagCTGAGCCCGTACGAACGCCACGAGATCATCAACTACCCGCAGATCTACTTCATAGGCGCCAACGCCAAGAAGCGCCAGGGAGCGCCAGAAACCCCGAACAACTGCGGCTACGACGACGATGAAGGTTCATACCTCCACGTTCCCCACGACCACATCGCGTACCGCTTCGAGATGCTCAAGGTGATAGGCAAGGGCTCCTTCGGCCAGGTCGTCAAAGCGTACGACCACAAGGAGCACCAACACGTGGCCCTCAAGATGGTTCGCAACGAGAAGCGATTCCACCGGCAGGCGCAGGAGGAGATTCGCATACTGGATTTCCTGCGTCGTCAGGACCGCGACAACACGTTCAACCTGATCCACATGCTGGAACACTTCACCTTCCGCAAGCACACGTGCATCACATTCGAGCTGTTGTCCATCAACCTGTACGAGCTGATGAAGAAGAACAAGTTCAAGGGCTTCTCCCTGCAGATGGTGCGCAAGTTCACCCACTCGCTCCTGCAGTGCCTGGACGCGCTGCACCGCAGTCACATCATACACTGCGACCTGAAACCCGAGAACGTGCTGCTCAAACAGCAGGGTCAATTGGGCATCAAGGTCATAGACTTCGGGTCGTCGTGTTTCGAACACCAACGCGTCTACTCCTACATCCAGTCGCGCTTTTACCGAGCGCCGGAGGTGATACTGGGTGCAAAGTATGGCATGCCCATCGACATGTGGAGTCTTGGCTGCATCCTAGCCGAACTCCTCACGGGGTACCCACTCCTGCCCGGAGAGGACGAGGCCGATCAGCTGGCCTGCATCATGGAGTTGCTAGGCCCACCGCCTCAGAAGTTACTCGACCAGGCCAAGCGGGCCAAGAACTTCATCAGCTCCAAGGGCTACCCGCGCTACTGCAGCGTCACTACGCTACCCTTCGGCGCCGTACTTCTAGGCGCGGGACGGTCTAGACGCGGAAAGCTGCGTGGTCCTCCGGGCTCCAAGGACTGGTCAAGCGCCCTCAAAGGTTGCGACGACCCAATGTTCGTGGACTTCCTCAAGCGGTGCTTGGAGTGGGACCCCGCGAGCCGCATGACTCCGGCGGCGGCACTGCGGCACGCCTGGCTCCGACGTAGGCGACCGCGTACTGCTAAAAAAAATTGGTAA